One Arachis hypogaea cultivar Tifrunner chromosome 2, arahy.Tifrunner.gnm2.J5K5, whole genome shotgun sequence genomic window, cAGAAGttttagagaaggggggttgaatctatggccttcttttacCTTATGGATTAAGTATTTAATACCAAACTTCAAACTTGATTTTTGTTTGAACTGTGCAGAGAAAAATTTAAGAGACAATttctttttttatgataaattttagaaaatagaacagcaaaagaaaggaagaagttgATAcagtcatgtatcctggttcagttgacTTGTGCAATGCAATATACATCCAGTCTCTACtacaacagtggtggaattttcactatagtcaaAATATTACATACCCCAATTTCCTAGGATTCACACAATCCTATCTGCACACTCAAGTTTCTACttaaacttgacttggttatgctaatacctaaactATTAacactaagtgcttacccaacttagcaagggGCACCTCACAGGTACTTGATACAAGATAGAAAATACaaccaaaaaaaatatgaaatcactcttggcttttctctcaagtattTCACTCAACCTTTTTTACTCTTAGGCTTTTTCTCAATGGCTCTCTTTCAACCTTTTACCTCTCAAAGAAGATACAAAAAgatatatattgaaattgaaatacaAGATAGTAAAACATAAAGGAGATGATGAATTAACAGCTTAAACAATATGAACTGAACCCAACAACAGAACTCAAGACTTCATTTTTCATCTTGGCGGAGTGCTCCCTTTAGTGTAGGTGCAatacttccaagacttcaaactcAGTAGTGAGGTTTCACATACAGCTCTCTATTCAGGTTCTCTCTCCTTGCCTTCAACCAGaaacccttttttttcttttgtacctcCTGCTAAGACATAATTAGGGTTTTTCATCAAGTCAACTCCTTGGACCTTGAGCTTGCCTGATTCATCCCTTCTCTTTCTTTAATCAACCCTTAAATTAGGAATTTTAACTTTTGAAACATTTGTTTGACCGAAGATAACATGACATCAAAAGTGAGCTTAATCAGTGATAATCCAAGTTCAAACTATTAAAAATGTGCTTTGACTCTAAGTAACTTTCTAAGTCATTGATTCACAGCAGTAGAAATCAGAAACCACTTTCTCCATTTTTCCAAATTGGCATTGCAGAAATAtgaagaagaagtgaagaaattAACTTGCATGTAAATGGAAATAAATCACATTTATCCTCTGACTTGGCTTAGGTTGCTTTGATTAGAGCGATTAGACATTTGCTTTTGTGATttacctttttctctctctttcttctctagaGAATAAACTAGGAAGAAGCTTTGTGAACGTTGGCTTTGGTTGGCTTCAACTTGGATGAATCAACTTGGACTTAAATTGGCTTGATTAAAGAACTCACCAACAACCTTTGTTTCTTGGTTCTATTGATTTGGGCTGCTGCTTCTTTAATTTTGGCCTACAACACtaacaaaagcaataaaaactaatTAGGTGTTTAATCTAATAAATCAATATTTGTGATCATCATTTAAATTAGTTATGTTCTTAActcaataatatttattatttctaaTAATAAGTAAATTTTTAAATGGCACCACAGATATTACCTGATGAAGAGCCgatgaattatttttaaaacttaaaaatcatTAATCCTTAATAAGAAAAAATGATTAGATATGAGATTGTACATTTTTGGAAGAAAAGTGAGCGAAATGTCacgataaattttaaaaaaattatatttaatagtattTGTATAGTTTTTTAGAGTATTTAAAAATGCTCTGGATAGTTCTAAAATGTCTCAGAATGTCTCAAAAAATTTCAGAAGACTCTAGAGAATTTTAAAAGACTCtaaaaggtgataaaatattctaaaagagtatatatgtatataaaaatatgaagAGAAGTATAAAAAAATCTACAAGTATTTAGATAAAAGAGATTTTATGGTGCTTACCCAAAAAATCAACATAACATGCTGTCCTTATGTGTCAGGATTATTGGaggctattttttttaaatgaaaaagggaaaagaaaaattaaattaaagtaatataataaaaattttattataatagttaattataataataaaaattttgaaaattttttaaataaataaattagatattttatttatcaaaatatattattataaaaatatttattaattaatgtaatattatttattccatttatattaaaaacaagatgtatatatatatatattttgtttacactataaataaaataaataaaataatataaaaaaatattaaaaaaatttattaatgtccgaaataataataataagtttaaaattaattaaaataataaatatttgatattttttattataaaattgttaAAACCTAAAGCTTAGATGAATGATGTAAAtcgattttactttttaaaataatctaaaataaACTATAAATTGACTATTGGataactaaatatttattattttaattaattttaagtttattattattatttcagatATTAATAgacttatttaatattttgtttatattattttatttatagtgtaaataaaatatatgtatatacatcttgtttttaatataaatggaataaataatattacattaatttataaatatttttataataatatattttgataaataaaatatttaatttatttatttaaaaattctcaaaatttttattattataataaactattataataaaatttttattatattactttaatttaatctttttttttcattttttatttaaaaaaatagcctCCAATAATCTTCAACAATTGACACATAAGAACAGCATGTTATATTGATTTTTTTGGATAAACACCATAAAATCTTCCTAAAATGTGATAAGttagatatttataataaaaattttagatatttaatctagactatcaattaaatttaattatgatctattaaaaaaatagataactatAAATAGAAATGAGATTTTGAGTTTAAATATATGAGTtatttatatcaaactcttgaataataaaatatattattttttggttagtatttttaaaataaataggcACATAATCAAGTTGGGTTGGTTTAATGGTTAGTTCACTAGTCTGTTTAAGTAAGTATTGTGGGTTTGAATCCCGTCTTGTGTATACAGTAACCCATTGACCAGccacaaacccttaaatggagttcagTACCGCGACGAATTAGTCCTTAACCTGCCAGGTTAGGAGATACcgtgagaaacaaaaaaaaaatttatgtgtttttatgtttatatatatttttttggtttctcACGATATCtcctaattcatatatatatatatatatatatatatatatatatatatatatatatatatatatatcaaaaccaAATGTTAATTTTAGTTTGGTTAATATATTTCATCACTACTACGTTAGAAATAAAAATTGgtaatttaaaacataattaagaataaaaaatcaaattttatgttttataCATTATATTTTTGTATCTTAACTTTaacaagaaatatatatatatataatatatacccattttggtcctcaaagaattttagactggacactttagtccccaactaaaattaattactcgattggtccctaacaattaactccGTCAGTGACTTAAGTCCTTTATTCCGTTAattctaacggaggacaaaatagtccctgacaactctaacaggggacaaaatggtccctgatctcCTTTGTTTGGAAACGACACTGTTCTCTcccaattttcatcatatctcgAATAACACTAACAGTTTAATACTgtaacttcaaactacacaatgcacactctataaatttaatgttcacaagaaaaaaatcctcaacttattctcaaccaattcatactcaggaaactaatgTCTATGTCTCTCAGCTAGTTGTCGTCTTtgatggatcccatgaatctagacggcaagtctgatttgttaagactcgtcgttgttgttgccatctccctcctcctctgccctaacatctccatgaccacattgtccaccatTCCGATCacttccttcagcttcttctccgaaccaatgttcagtaatcgcttcaATTTCCATATGAGCGGCAACGGCGACATTGTTCGTTGTAATAGCTTGGATGCGAGGTTGAAATTGTCTGCCAACTTAGACTCCggaaaagaaggaatgaagcactcggtgtctatttgaaatgagaatttgcatatgatgtcaaaggagaatcttctcatgatgtcctaacgtccaacaatctatattggtTGGCGAAGAGTGGAGAAAGGTGTGCCCTTAGAGTAGTTGTAGAAATTAGTCTTGAGGATGTCGTGGACGTTGTCGGGGTTAGGTGATGTTATCAAAGACGTGCAAGTGGATGcttttggtgggtgaagtgcagaggaggtggatgtaccagtcacaaagatttagaaagtgtgtggtccatgacatcttgaggtaggtgcgacacgtgtgacaattacaccatggcttaatcttggagctaaagaggaggaaggaaaagatggaaaaaaaGACTGTGAAAGTGAAGAAGaagagtatgaatgttagggttatgcgagatatgataaaaattggggaagaatAGTGTCGTTTTTGAATAAAGGGGTCAGTGATAattttgtcccttgttagagttgtcagggattaTTTTGTCTCATGTTAGAgttttcagggactattttgtcttccgttagagttgacggagccaaggacctaagtgactgacggaattaattattagggaccaatcgagtaattaattttagttgaggactaaagtgtccagtctgaaattctttgaggaccaaaatggataTATACTCTGTATATTTATATTACCACTGTATTTATCTAAATTTATGTCTCAAATTCTCAATAAGTAAACTATAAACGTAAACTAgcgatttaataattaatatttggtaaaaactcaagtgaagtcgatttcacgtgaagaTGATACCCGAaagtcgttagataatttgactgatttgactaatttgactaaattttcatccaacgactctcagatatcaacttaatgtgaagtcgacttcacctgagtttccaccttaatATTTATATCTCAATAAACAAATACAGTCCAAAGTTTAAGTTGGTAGCGTTCAAGTATATCCAATACCGACAGATAAAGACTCTAGCCCCGAACCACTTCGCTTTTGTGCTCAACTTCTCTCCGAAGAAACAAACGCCTTCTGtgtcaaaattcaaaagaaagaaagaaaagaaccacAACACTCTGTTGACTCCTCTTCACTCCGGAAGCTGAAAGCTGAAACGCAGTGTCACAAACGTTAGAATCATAAACCGACAATGGCTACGGATAAGTCGGTGATGGCGGTCATAAGGGCGGCGAGGCCTTCCTTTCGAAACGACCACGATAAAGCAGCGTTTGCCGTTCACGCCACCTTCCTCTCTTCCGGCTACCTCCTCACCGCCGCCGGCCCCCAAGCCCTCTCCGACGACGCCCTTTCGCATCCCTCCACTGGTAACACTTCCACTAATTCCCCGTTttgttctctcttttttctttaacGAAATCATTTAATTTCGATATATTTTATGTGAAATATCCAAATATCATTAATTATCactcttctttagtgaaaaaaattgacaattctgttttctgttttcacTTCTTTCTTTGCAAGAAACAGAAAACATAGAAAGTAAAAAGGCAAACCAAACGTGCCCTAAGTTTGTAGCACTAGCTATGTAGAACAATTTTCATCTAATCGGTGTAAGAGAGTTTTATTGGATTATGTAATCGGAAGTTTCCGTTTTTGACTTTAAAAATAGTGACGATGTGAGTCATGTATTGTTGATAATGTGAAAATATATAATTAGATGTATACTTAAGATTTGTTTATGCTGGCGGTGCATACAATTCAAATCCTCAGATATTTTAGGAACATTTTATCCATCAAGATTGAATATGTGTATTTAGCCGTTCAACATGTACTTTAAAAGATTATTTGTTCTTGAGTTGATGATTTATTGAAAACCATCAAATACTGATATGTGATTGATCGAGTGAATTACAGAGGTTCATTATTTAGATTATAAAGTAAATTTGAGCATTCTAAGGAGGTAGCTGTTAATGAACCATGATAACCACAAATAATGGCAATTCATGCCCGAAAACTGCACTATCCTTGGGCTTCCATACTAATCTGAGGATCAAGTCAATTAAGCTGAAGTCAGAAGATACCTTGTGGTGTCAAGAGAAGATGTAGCAAATTGATATATGCAGCCTGAATCTTATAATTAGCATTTACTGATCATTTTTAATGTGGTTTGTGATTGTGTGTAGAGGAGGTGTCTGGAGAGAACTGGAACCAACTAGACCAAGAATATGCCTTTGTTTATGTCAATCCAGAAAAGGTTTCAAATAAAGTGCTGGTAAAGTGCCTCGTCATGAATGAGAAGTTACTCATTGATGCCTTGAAGGAAGGGTCTTCTGACCCTGCACACCTTGAGATTTGGTAAGCCTCTTTTTTCTCCCTTCAAGCTATAAGTTCTTCAAGATTTTGCTTTCATTTGCTGCAttgcaaaattaaaatttttgtaactGACCAACATGGTTTTCTTTGTTCGTGTTGAATTGGGCTGCGTTGGAGTTTGGAGCTTCTATTTGTTGATGACTTATTTTATtactctttttaattaaataaaatgtcCATTCTTGATCGAGGAAGACCAGAAACTAAAATATAATGGCTATGGTGGGGGCAAAAAAATCATACATGATTTTTAATGAAAACCGAATTGTGATTTGAAAACCATTTGAAATCAGAGTTTTTACTATGTATTGTCAACTTTTACCCTTTTCCCCCATTCCTTTCTTTGTCACATCAAATATTAAGATAGAATAGTTAACGGAATAAAAACCACCAGAAATATTTTGTATATTCATTCTATGCTGCAAATTTCAAGCTTGTGTGTATTGAGTTTTGTTGCTCAAAGGTTATCTGCTTTTCTTTCTGGGTGAAGATTTTCCTGTGTCGGATATGttgtgaaaattaaaattttctatggtTAATCGTACTTGTGAATTTACGGTTATGTCATGATCTGGTGCTTTGATTTTTCTACATACAGTGTTAGGGATTATACTATAGCAAATGAAAGCAGCAATTATTCTGAGCAATTCAAGAATTTGGAGCAGCTGGTGAGAAGACTAAATCAGGATATCTTAGCCAAATTAGATGGCTCCTCCACTTCCAGTTCAGCAAGTAATCCTCCACGGTACATATGGTTTCATGTCTCAATCACCTCTTTTTATCTTTTCCTTTTGTAAAAtcttccttcttcctttttcAACTTAAGAATGATGTGTAATATATTTGTAGAAGTATTAGGATTTTCCTATTTCTGTTCTTTTATGTAGTTCCTGAGTTTCATGTATATGCCATCAAATATGCATTTCATTGTGTAGTTATAATATACTGATTATGGGTAATTGTGGTATTCTGTTACTATTCTCAACATTTTTAGCTATTTACATCGATACCAGATTTGCAGACAGTTTTCAATGAAATATTTTATTCTTCTGAAAGTTTctgttatgttttatttaataaGCCTTTTTCTTTTGACTTTTTTGTGTGCATTGTGCTAAGTTGTGTAGTACTGAAAATTGCATGATTTTTTTCCACTTTGAAATTCAAGATATTTGATTACGCTGCCTATATGTTTTATCTATATATCAGATTTCTTGATTGATTCCTAGTCAACGAACATGATCCAATTCTAGGaaatgaaattttgatttgatgcCCATTTTGTGGCTGAGTAATCATATTTCACTTTTTACTTGAGGTTGTGAACATGTCAACTCAGCTGTCCTTGTCCTTTTGTGTGCACAAAATAAACCATGTAGGATAACCAAATGAATTGAACTTCATTTTCCTTGTTCTGCAATCGAGCACAGGTGCAAAATGTTGTACTGAGCACCTACACGCACAATTTCGAGCCAGGATATGAAACTTGTATAAATCAAAGTCTCTACTCACATTGAAAATAAACTTTTGGTTGTACTTTCATACTTTGTATTAAACGATTGTTTGCATATGATGATTTTGAACGTATGATTTGTTTCATCAGATATCCTCTTCACTAAATTTTATCATTGTACTTTACAGATCTGGATCAAGAGAAGCAAGGCAAGAGATACACGAGCCTCCTGTTGGATTTGGTGGACATGGTGGTGCTCCAATTCATCCCTCTGGGTAAGGATTTGCCTATTGATATTATGATTTCAATGTAGTTTGTCAAACTGCTGTTATCAGCCTTGAATGATTGAATTCCCTCAATAGGAGAGATTTTTTTAAGGGTCTAAgtaattgaaatattttttgttgtttagttAATTGTCCATGTTTGTAATGTGAGTAGGCAGGGTTAATGATGTAGCATGATTATGTTCTACACCAATTGTGATCCTTTAAAATAAGTATCCCTGTGAAGTGAAAAAAGTGAGTTCACACTTGGATTAGTAACTCCCGTTGGGCATGGATCCCATGAAATTATCTAAAGGGAGTTCTTATTTTACAAGAATATTCATTTTAGTTGATCCAAATTTGTTCTACATATAATTACCGTTCCTACTAAGTCAAGGATTTTTAAATCACATTAACCATGATATCATATTCATCTTTGAACTCTCTTATGACTTAATAATTTTAGCAAGCCTTGTCCATTTATTTTCCCAACTGGTGCAAACCAGATTCCTAGGCAAATGGTCAGTTGCTAGCTTGTAGACAGGAATGGTGTGCCATTTGTTTAATTTGTGTGTCTAGTGTTTGTCAAGATCAGTTTATATGCACTTAGTATATTTGATAGAGCAATTGGTTAACTTAGTTGCTTCCAAGCTATGCCGTCGTTATTTACCATCTTCACTATCTTCTCTTCATATAATATTGTTCAACCTTGCATCGAtcaatatttttcatgttttctttagaGTTATATATCCTCCCGTTAATCCAGTTGGTGGTAGTGATCTCTTTCCTGGGCCTCCTGCTGGAGTGTACCCTACATGGTATGTCTTCAATATactttttggtttttctttcaaAGTTGTTAGCTCCATGTTAAAGTGTTCTTTAGTGTTTCATTAAGTTGAAACTCTTGTCGTTGATTTCAGGGGTGATCCGGGCACTAGTGGCAGTATGCTTGTAGGTATGTATCAAGTAAAATTTCCGATTTAAATACAATTATAACAAACATGGTTTCCCCTCGATATTTGCAATGCTGAGTTCTCAACTTGGAAACAGGACCTAATGATCCCCGTTGGTTTGGTGGAGAACCCCCTTTCCCCGGAGGACAACCGTAAGCTATCTGTATCTCATTCTTCCTGCATTGCTCTCCTACTATGATTTCTCATCTTTGAGGCTCACATCTGTGGTTTCATTTATCAAAATAGGGGAGTCCCTCCTGGTGTTCCGCCGGGTGCACGGTTTGATCCCTTTGGCCCACCTGATGTTCCTGGCTTTGAACCCAACAGGTTTCAGAGGTATGGTTTGTTATTTATTATACGTCATTTTGAAGCtatttatttattagaatttaagTTCGATGTATTATCAgcgtaaaataattttacatgtgCATCCAATTATTTAAAGCTatatcagtcaccaaaaaaaaattatataaagctATATCagcaaaaataactattttttacatTAGCCGCGTAAATGGTCATCTAAAAGAACGGATGGGATTGCACTACTATGTAAACTAGATTAAAAGTTAAGATGTGTTTCCCTATCATGTCTTGTTTGCTTTTGACGAGAAACTGAACATATTTGGTGAGGAACTGAACATATTTGGTGAACAAGGATTATTGTTATTACACGGAATGCTGAAAACTTCAGTTGTCTTATTACTTTTCATATTTTGATCGATGAAAAATTACCTCTAAGATTATGTTCCTCGCAAGGCTAAAAGTTATGCCTTTTAAGGCTTTAACAAAGCAGCTGTTAGGGATAGTTAAATATGACATCAACTACAAAATCAATATATCATGTGTGTTTGTGTGAAACACTCAAAGACTGAATTCaaattttcttctttctcttattCTTTTTCAGGAGGCCACCGAGGCAAGGTAATAATGTTCATCCAGATTTGGAACATTTTCGGAGGGATGGGGATTTTATATAGTTACCGAAGATCACGTTGTACAGAGAACTGTTTAGTCATCTTTGGAAGTTGGAACATCCATCTCagtttttgtaattttggatagaGCAATGTTAGGGGCCAGCAatatttgtgattggtagccatcaattaataatcaatgaggatttgatggtgagattggtgtgagatttcatctaatggctcacttatctctgaaataaattaaaaaataaagt contains:
- the LOC112748717 gene encoding probable proteasome inhibitor, with protein sequence MATDKSVMAVIRAARPSFRNDHDKAAFAVHATFLSSGYLLTAAGPQALSDDALSHPSTEEVSGENWNQLDQEYAFVYVNPEKVSNKVLVKCLVMNEKLLIDALKEGSSDPAHLEICVRDYTIANESSNYSEQFKNLEQLVRRLNQDILAKLDGSSTSSSASNPPRSGSREARQEIHEPPVGFGGHGGAPIHPSGVIYPPVNPVGGSDLFPGPPAGVYPTWGDPGTSGSMLVGPNDPRWFGGEPPFPGGQPGVPPGVPPGARFDPFGPPDVPGFEPNRFQRRPPRQGNNVHPDLEHFRRDGDFI